The genomic segment TTATTTAAGTTATCTGATATAATACTCTAATTTATTTTAAAAGCAAAATTATGGCATTACAAAAGTGGGAAGTATTTCAAAATGAGGCAACATATTTTTTTAAGTAATTATTTTATAACCGCCTTTAAGATATTGTGCTCATCAGTAGCTACACTTTCACCCACTACTTTTGCAATATTTCCACCAAATATTTTCCCCATAAGACCCATATTCATAGCACTTATCATTATCTTTCCATCTTTTTCATACACACCCCAAGCACAAGGCATCATAGTAGATATCTCTGGATTTGTTTCTATCATATCTTTTGCATAATTTGCTTTACAAAGCTCTATTATTCTAACTTCTCTATCAAAATCAAGCCCGTGTTTTTGTATAGTTTTGTTCATATTTCTTATCTTACCAGCTACACTCCAACCATTTGCTTTAATTGACTTAGCTAAAGCTTCTGTAGTCTCGTCTACTGTTGAGTATTTACTTTGATGTTGAACTATCATCATACCAGGCATCATAGTTATAATACCCAAAGCCATAGCTA from the Bacteroidota bacterium genome contains:
- a CDS encoding DUF302 domain-containing protein, with protein sequence MKKTIFAFLAGALAMALGIITMMPGMMIVQHQSKYSTVDETTEALAKSIKANGWSVAGKIRNMNKTIQKHGLDFDREVRIIELCKANYAKDMIETNPEISTMMPCAWGVYEKDGKIMISAMNMGLMGKIFGGNIAKVVGESVATDEHNILKAVIK